One Streptomyces drozdowiczii DNA segment encodes these proteins:
- the aroQ gene encoding type II 3-dehydroquinate dehydratase encodes MTRRVLVLNGPNLGRLGSREPDVYGSTSYAGLVEACRTLGKELGFDADVRETNDEGELIRWLHEAADGSIPVVINPGAFTHYSYGMRDAAAQRTAPLIEVHISNPYAREEFRHTSVIAPVATGTVAGFGIGSYRLALRALADELTD; translated from the coding sequence ATGACCCGCCGGGTCCTCGTGCTCAACGGCCCCAACCTCGGCCGCCTCGGCTCCCGCGAGCCCGACGTCTACGGCTCCACCTCGTACGCCGGGCTCGTGGAGGCGTGCCGCACCCTCGGCAAGGAGCTCGGCTTCGACGCCGACGTGCGCGAGACCAACGACGAGGGCGAGCTGATCCGCTGGCTCCACGAGGCCGCCGACGGATCGATTCCGGTCGTCATCAACCCGGGCGCCTTCACGCACTACTCGTACGGGATGCGGGACGCGGCCGCCCAGCGCACCGCCCCGCTGATCGAGGTGCACATCTCGAACCCGTACGCACGGGAGGAATTCCGCCACACCTCGGTGATCGCCCCGGTCGCCACCGGGACCGTGGCCGGATTCGGCATCGGCTCCTACCGTCTCGCCCTGCGCGCCCTGGCGGACGAACTCACCGACTGA
- the nusB gene encoding transcription antitermination factor NusB, with translation MAARNTARKRAFQILFEADQRDESVLTVLADWVRHSRSDTRQPPVTEYTMELVEGYAQYADRIDDLIVTYAVDWELDRMPVADRNILRLGAYELIWVDATPDAVVIDEAVQIAKEFSTDDSPSFVNGLLARFKDLKPNLRREQ, from the coding sequence GTGGCTGCTCGCAACACGGCGCGCAAGCGCGCCTTCCAGATCCTCTTCGAGGCCGACCAGCGCGACGAGTCCGTGCTGACGGTCCTCGCGGACTGGGTACGGCACTCGCGGTCCGACACCCGCCAGCCGCCGGTCACCGAGTACACGATGGAGCTCGTGGAGGGGTACGCGCAGTACGCGGACCGCATCGACGACCTCATCGTCACCTACGCCGTGGACTGGGAGCTCGACCGCATGCCGGTCGCCGACCGGAACATCCTGCGGCTCGGTGCCTACGAGCTGATCTGGGTCGACGCGACCCCGGACGCGGTGGTCATCGACGAGGCGGTGCAGATCGCCAAGGAGTTCTCCACCGACGACTCCCCGTCCTTCGTGAACGGCCTGCTGGCCCGTTTCAAGGACCTCAAGCCGAATCTCCGCCGGGAGCAGTGA
- the efp gene encoding elongation factor P: MASTNDLKNGMVLKLDGGQLWSVVEFQHVKPGKGPAFVRTKLKNVLSGKVVDKTFNAGIKVETATVDRRDMQFSYMDGDYFVFMDMDTYDQLMVDRKAVGDTANFLIEGFTASVAQHDGEVLYVELPAAVELKVQHTDPGVQGDRSTGGTKPATLETGYEIGVPLFITTGETIKVDTRSGEYISRVNK; this comes from the coding sequence GTGGCTTCCACGAACGACCTCAAGAACGGCATGGTGCTCAAGCTCGACGGGGGCCAGCTCTGGTCCGTAGTCGAGTTCCAGCACGTCAAGCCCGGCAAGGGCCCGGCCTTCGTGCGCACCAAGCTCAAGAACGTGCTCTCCGGCAAGGTCGTGGACAAGACCTTCAACGCAGGCATCAAGGTCGAGACGGCCACCGTCGACCGGCGCGACATGCAGTTCTCGTACATGGACGGCGACTACTTCGTCTTCATGGACATGGACACGTACGACCAGCTGATGGTCGACCGCAAGGCCGTCGGCGACACCGCCAACTTCCTGATCGAGGGCTTCACCGCCTCCGTCGCCCAGCACGACGGCGAGGTGCTGTACGTCGAGCTGCCGGCCGCCGTCGAGCTGAAGGTCCAGCACACGGACCCGGGCGTCCAGGGCGACCGCTCCACCGGCGGCACCAAGCCGGCCACCCTGGAGACCGGTTACGAGATCGGCGTCCCGCTCTTCATCACCACGGGTGAGACGATCAAGGTCGACACCCGCTCCGGCGAGTACATCAGCCGGGTGAACAAGTAG
- the carB gene encoding carbamoyl-phosphate synthase large subunit has translation MPKRSDIQSVLVIGSGPIVIGQAAEFDYSGTQACRVLKAEGLRVILVNSNPATIMTDPEIADATYVEPITPEFVEKIIAKERPDALLPTLGGQTALNTAISMHENGVLEKYGVELIGANVEAINKGEDRDLFKGVVEAVKEKIGYGESARSVICHSMDDVLAGVDTLGGYPVVVRPSFTMGGAGSGFAHDEEELRRIAGQGLTLSPTTEVLLEESILGWKEYELELMRDRNDNVVVVCSIENFDPMGVHTGDSITVAPAMTLTDREYQRLRDIGIAIIREVGVDTGGCNIQFAIDPADGRVIVIEMNPRVSRSSALASKATGFPIAKIAAKLAVGYTLDEIPNDITEKTPASFEPTLDYVVVKAPRFAFEKFPSADSTLTTTMKSVGEAMAIGRNFTEALQKALRSLEKKGSQFTFTGDPGDKAELLAEAVRPTDGRINAVMQAIRAGATQEEVFDATKIDPWFVDQLFLIKEIADELAAADKLGPELLAEAKRHGFSDVQIAEIRDLREDVVREVRHALGIRPVYKTVDTCAAEFAAKTPYFYSSYDEETEVAPRTRPAVIILGSGPNRIGQGIEFDYSCVHASFALSDAGYETVMVNCNPETVSTDYDTSDRLYFEPLTLEDVLEIVHAESLAGPIAGVVVQLGGQTPLGLSQALKDNGVPVVGTSPEAIHAAEDRGAFGRVLAEAGLPAPKHGTATTFAAAKEIADEIGYPVLVRPSYVLGGRGMEIVYDETRLSAYIAESTEISPTRPVLVDRFLDDAIEIDVDALYDGTELYLGGVMEHIEEAGIHSGDSACALPPITLGGHDVKRLRASTEAIAKGVGVRGLINIQFALSGDILYVLEANPRASRTVPFTSKATAVPLAKAAARISLGATVAELREEGLLPKTGDGGTLPLDAPISVKEAVMPWSRFRDIHGRGVDTILGPEMRSTGEVMGIDSVFGTAYAKSQAGAYGPLPTKGRAFISVANRDKRSMIFPARELVAHGFELLATSGTAEVLKRNGINATVVRKQSEGEGPNGEPTIVKLIHEGGVDLIVNTPYGTGGRLDGYEIRTAAVARSVPCLTTVQALAAAVQGIDALNGGDVGVRSLQEHAEHLTAARD, from the coding sequence GTGCCTAAGCGCTCCGATATCCAGTCCGTCCTGGTCATCGGCTCCGGCCCGATCGTCATCGGGCAGGCCGCCGAGTTCGACTACTCCGGCACCCAGGCGTGCCGCGTGCTCAAGGCCGAGGGCCTGCGCGTCATCCTGGTGAACTCCAACCCGGCGACGATCATGACCGACCCGGAGATCGCCGACGCCACCTACGTCGAGCCGATCACCCCCGAGTTCGTCGAGAAGATCATCGCCAAGGAGCGCCCCGACGCGCTGCTGCCCACCCTGGGCGGCCAGACCGCGCTGAACACCGCGATCTCCATGCACGAGAACGGTGTGCTGGAGAAGTACGGCGTCGAGCTCATCGGCGCCAACGTCGAGGCCATCAACAAGGGCGAGGACCGCGACCTCTTCAAGGGCGTCGTGGAGGCCGTCAAGGAGAAGATCGGCTACGGCGAGTCCGCCCGCTCGGTCATCTGCCACTCCATGGACGACGTCCTCGCCGGCGTCGACACGCTCGGCGGCTACCCCGTCGTCGTCCGCCCCTCCTTCACGATGGGCGGCGCCGGCTCCGGCTTCGCCCACGACGAGGAGGAGCTGCGCCGCATCGCCGGTCAGGGCCTCACGCTCTCCCCGACCACCGAGGTCCTGCTGGAGGAGTCCATCCTCGGCTGGAAGGAGTACGAGCTGGAGCTGATGCGCGACCGCAACGACAACGTCGTGGTCGTCTGCTCCATCGAGAACTTCGACCCGATGGGCGTCCACACCGGTGACTCGATCACCGTCGCCCCGGCGATGACGCTCACCGACCGCGAGTACCAGCGGCTGCGCGACATCGGCATCGCGATCATCCGCGAGGTCGGCGTCGACACCGGCGGCTGCAACATCCAGTTCGCGATCGACCCCGCCGACGGGCGCGTCATCGTCATCGAGATGAACCCGCGCGTCTCCCGCTCCTCGGCGCTCGCCTCCAAGGCCACCGGCTTCCCGATCGCCAAGATCGCCGCCAAGCTGGCCGTCGGCTACACGCTGGACGAGATCCCGAACGACATCACCGAGAAGACCCCGGCCTCCTTCGAGCCGACCCTCGACTACGTCGTCGTCAAGGCCCCGCGGTTCGCCTTCGAGAAGTTCCCCTCCGCCGACTCCACCCTCACCACCACCATGAAGTCGGTGGGCGAGGCCATGGCGATCGGCCGGAACTTCACCGAGGCCCTCCAGAAGGCGCTGCGCTCCCTGGAGAAGAAGGGCTCGCAGTTCACCTTCACCGGCGACCCCGGCGACAAGGCCGAGCTGCTGGCCGAGGCGGTCCGCCCGACCGACGGCCGCATCAACGCCGTCATGCAGGCGATCCGGGCCGGCGCCACCCAGGAGGAGGTCTTCGACGCCACGAAGATCGACCCCTGGTTCGTGGACCAGCTCTTCCTGATCAAGGAGATCGCCGACGAGCTGGCCGCCGCCGACAAGCTCGGCCCCGAGCTGCTGGCCGAGGCCAAGCGGCACGGCTTCTCGGACGTCCAGATCGCCGAGATCCGCGACCTGCGCGAGGACGTCGTCCGCGAGGTCCGCCACGCGCTCGGCATCCGCCCGGTCTACAAGACCGTCGACACCTGCGCCGCCGAGTTCGCCGCGAAGACCCCGTACTTCTACTCCTCGTACGACGAGGAGACCGAGGTCGCGCCCCGCACCCGGCCCGCGGTGATCATCCTGGGCTCCGGCCCCAACCGCATCGGCCAGGGCATCGAGTTCGACTACTCCTGCGTCCACGCCTCCTTCGCGCTCAGCGACGCCGGCTACGAGACCGTGATGGTCAACTGCAACCCGGAGACGGTCTCCACCGACTACGACACCTCCGACCGCCTGTACTTCGAGCCGCTGACGCTGGAAGACGTGCTGGAGATCGTGCACGCGGAGTCCCTGGCGGGCCCGATCGCGGGCGTCGTCGTCCAGCTCGGCGGCCAGACCCCGCTGGGCCTGTCGCAGGCGCTCAAGGACAACGGCGTGCCCGTCGTCGGCACCTCCCCGGAGGCGATCCACGCCGCCGAGGACCGCGGCGCCTTCGGCCGCGTCCTGGCCGAGGCCGGCCTGCCCGCCCCCAAGCACGGCACCGCCACCACCTTCGCCGCGGCCAAGGAGATCGCCGACGAGATCGGCTACCCCGTCCTCGTACGCCCGTCGTACGTGCTCGGCGGGCGCGGCATGGAGATCGTGTACGACGAGACCCGGCTCTCCGCGTACATCGCCGAGTCCACCGAGATCAGCCCCACCCGGCCGGTCCTGGTCGACCGCTTCCTCGACGACGCCATCGAGATCGACGTCGACGCCCTCTACGACGGCACCGAGCTGTACCTCGGCGGCGTCATGGAGCACATCGAGGAGGCCGGCATCCACTCCGGCGACTCCGCCTGCGCGCTGCCCCCGATCACCCTCGGCGGCCACGACGTCAAGCGGCTGCGCGCCTCCACGGAGGCCATCGCCAAGGGCGTCGGCGTCCGCGGCCTGATCAACATCCAGTTCGCGCTCTCCGGCGACATCCTCTACGTCCTGGAGGCCAACCCGCGCGCCTCCCGGACCGTGCCCTTCACCTCGAAGGCGACCGCGGTCCCGCTGGCCAAGGCCGCCGCCCGGATCTCGCTGGGCGCGACCGTCGCCGAGCTGCGCGAGGAGGGCCTGCTGCCGAAGACCGGCGACGGCGGCACGCTGCCGCTGGACGCGCCGATCTCCGTCAAGGAGGCCGTCATGCCGTGGTCGCGGTTCCGCGACATCCACGGCCGGGGCGTCGACACCATCCTCGGCCCGGAGATGCGCTCCACCGGCGAGGTCATGGGCATCGACTCGGTCTTCGGCACCGCGTACGCCAAGTCGCAGGCCGGCGCCTACGGGCCGCTGCCCACCAAGGGCCGCGCCTTCATCTCGGTCGCCAACCGCGACAAGCGCTCGATGATCTTCCCGGCCCGCGAGCTGGTCGCCCACGGCTTCGAGCTGCTGGCCACCTCCGGCACCGCCGAGGTCCTCAAGCGCAACGGCATCAACGCCACGGTCGTGCGCAAGCAGTCCGAGGGCGAGGGCCCGAACGGCGAGCCCACCATCGTCAAGCTGATCCACGAGGGCGGTGTCGACCTCATCGTCAACACCCCGTACGGGACCGGCGGCCGGCTCGACGGCTACGAGATCCGCACCGCGGCCGTCGCCCGCTCCGTGCCCTGCCTCACCACGGTCCAGGCGCTCGCCGCGGCCGTCCAGGGCATCGACGCCCTCAACGGCGGGGACGTCGGCGTCCGTTCCCTCCAGGAACACGCGGAACACTTGACCGCGGCCCGCGACTAG
- a CDS encoding transcriptional regulator BldD, with the protein MSSEYAKQLGAKLRAIRTQQGLSLHGVEEKSQGRWKAVVVGSYERGDRAVTVQRLAELADFYGVPVQELLPGTTPGGAAEPPPKLVLQLERLAHVPPEKAGPLQRYAATIQSQRGDYNGKVLSIRQDDLRTLAVIYDQSPSVLTEQLISWGVLDADARRAVAHDEG; encoded by the coding sequence ATGTCCAGCGAATACGCAAAACAGCTCGGGGCCAAGCTCCGTGCCATCCGCACCCAGCAGGGCCTCTCCCTCCACGGCGTGGAGGAGAAGTCCCAGGGCCGCTGGAAGGCCGTCGTGGTCGGCTCGTACGAGCGCGGCGACCGTGCCGTGACCGTGCAGCGCCTTGCCGAGCTGGCGGACTTCTACGGCGTTCCGGTCCAGGAGCTCCTGCCGGGCACGACGCCCGGCGGTGCCGCCGAGCCGCCGCCGAAGCTGGTCCTCCAGCTGGAGCGCCTGGCGCACGTACCGCCGGAGAAGGCCGGTCCCCTCCAGCGTTACGCGGCGACGATCCAGAGCCAGCGCGGCGACTACAACGGCAAGGTGCTGTCGATCCGCCAGGACGACCTGCGCACGCTGGCCGTGATCTACGACCAGTCGCCTTCGGTGCTGACGGAGCAGCTGATCAGCTGGGGCGTGCTCGACGCGGACGCGCGCCGCGCCGTCGCCCACGACGAGGGCTGA
- the carA gene encoding glutamine-hydrolyzing carbamoyl-phosphate synthase small subunit, whose amino-acid sequence MTTSTRGAQAPAVLVLEDGRTFRGRAYGAVGETFGEAVFSTGMTGYQETLTDPSYHRQVVVMTAPHVGNTGVNDEDPESKRIWVSGYVVRDPARTPSNWRSRRTLDEELATQGVVGISGVDTRALTRHLRERGAMRVGIFSGDAVTDEAAMLARVQEAPEMKGADLSAEVATKEAYVVPAIGTRKFTVAAVDLGIKGMTPHRMAERGIEVHVLPATATLEEIYAVAPDGVFFSNGPGDPSTADHPVALMQGVLERKTPLFGICFGNQILGRALGFGTYKLKYGHRGINQPVQDRSTGKVEVTAHNHGFAVDAPLDKVSDTAYGRAEVSHVCLNDQVVEGLQLLDRPAFSVQYHPEAAAGPHDAAYLFDRFVSLMEGQRA is encoded by the coding sequence ATGACGACCTCCACCCGGGGAGCCCAGGCTCCCGCCGTACTCGTCCTGGAGGACGGCCGCACCTTCCGCGGCCGCGCCTACGGGGCTGTGGGGGAGACCTTCGGCGAGGCGGTCTTCTCCACCGGCATGACCGGCTACCAGGAGACGCTGACCGACCCCTCGTACCACCGCCAGGTCGTCGTGATGACCGCCCCGCACGTCGGCAACACCGGCGTCAACGACGAGGACCCCGAGTCGAAGCGGATCTGGGTCTCCGGCTACGTCGTCCGCGACCCCGCCCGCACCCCCTCCAACTGGCGCTCCCGCCGCACCCTCGACGAGGAGCTGGCCACCCAGGGCGTCGTCGGCATCAGCGGCGTCGACACCCGCGCCCTCACCCGCCACCTGCGCGAGCGCGGCGCCATGCGCGTCGGCATCTTCTCCGGCGACGCGGTCACCGACGAGGCCGCGATGCTGGCCCGCGTCCAGGAGGCCCCCGAGATGAAGGGCGCCGACCTGTCCGCGGAGGTCGCCACCAAGGAGGCGTACGTCGTCCCCGCGATCGGCACCAGGAAGTTCACGGTCGCCGCGGTCGACCTCGGCATCAAGGGCATGACCCCGCACCGGATGGCCGAGCGCGGCATCGAGGTCCACGTCCTGCCCGCCACCGCCACCCTGGAGGAGATCTACGCGGTCGCCCCCGACGGCGTCTTCTTCTCCAACGGCCCCGGCGACCCGTCCACCGCCGACCACCCCGTCGCGCTGATGCAGGGCGTCCTGGAGCGGAAGACCCCGCTCTTCGGCATCTGCTTCGGCAACCAGATCCTGGGCCGCGCGCTCGGCTTCGGCACGTACAAGCTGAAGTACGGCCACCGCGGCATCAACCAGCCCGTGCAGGACCGCTCGACCGGCAAGGTCGAGGTCACCGCGCACAACCACGGCTTCGCCGTCGACGCCCCCCTCGACAAGGTCTCCGACACCGCCTACGGGCGCGCCGAGGTCTCCCACGTCTGCCTGAACGACCAGGTGGTCGAGGGCCTTCAGCTGCTCGACCGGCCGGCCTTCAGCGTCCAGTACCACCCCGAGGCGGCCGCCGGCCCGCACGACGCCGCGTACCTCTTCGACCGCTTCGTTTCCCTGATGGAGGGCCAGCGTGCCTAA
- the pyrF gene encoding orotidine-5'-phosphate decarboxylase — protein MTLEPFGARLRHAMDTRGPLCVGIDPHASLLTAWGLSDDIAGLERFTRTVVEALADRVAVLKPQSAFFERFGSRGIAVLEKAVEEARAAGALVLMDAKRGDIGSTMGAYAATYLDKDSPLFSDAVTVSPYLGFGSLRPALDAAAVSGAGVFVLALTSNPEGAEVQRATAADGRPLAQLMLDHMAAENAGAEPLGSVGAVVGATLGDAGVDLAINGPLLAPGIGAQGATPADLPGVFGDAVGNVVPSVSRGVLRRGPDVAGLRGAAERFADEVRAAVAAR, from the coding sequence ATGACCCTGGAACCCTTCGGCGCCCGGCTGCGCCACGCCATGGACACCCGAGGCCCGCTCTGCGTCGGCATCGACCCGCACGCCTCGCTGCTCACCGCCTGGGGCCTCAGCGACGACATCGCGGGCCTGGAGCGCTTCACCCGTACGGTCGTCGAGGCGCTGGCCGACCGGGTCGCCGTGCTCAAGCCGCAGTCCGCGTTCTTCGAGCGGTTCGGCTCGCGCGGCATCGCCGTCCTGGAGAAGGCCGTCGAGGAGGCCCGCGCGGCCGGCGCCCTGGTCCTGATGGACGCCAAGCGCGGCGACATCGGCTCGACCATGGGCGCCTACGCGGCGACCTACCTGGACAAGGACTCGCCGCTGTTCTCGGACGCGGTCACCGTCTCGCCGTACCTCGGCTTCGGCTCGCTGCGGCCCGCGCTCGACGCGGCGGCGGTCTCCGGCGCCGGCGTCTTCGTCCTCGCGCTGACCTCCAACCCGGAGGGCGCCGAGGTGCAGCGCGCCACGGCCGCCGACGGCCGTCCGCTGGCCCAGCTGATGCTCGACCACATGGCCGCCGAGAACGCGGGCGCCGAACCGCTCGGCTCGGTCGGCGCGGTCGTCGGCGCCACGCTGGGCGACGCGGGCGTGGACCTCGCGATCAACGGACCGCTGCTCGCCCCGGGCATCGGCGCGCAGGGGGCGACCCCGGCGGATCTGCCGGGCGTCTTCGGCGACGCGGTCGGCAATGTGGTGCCCAGCGTGAGCCGGGGCGTGCTGCGCCGCGGTCCGGACGTGGCGGGGCTGCGCGGGGCCGCGGAACGGTTCGCGGACGAGGTCCGCGCGGCCGTCGCGGCCCGCTGA
- a CDS encoding aspartate carbamoyltransferase catalytic subunit has protein sequence MKRHLISAADLTRDDAVLILDTAEEMARVADRPIKKLPTLRGRTVVNLFFEDSTRTRISFEAAAKRLSADVINFSAKGSSVSKGESLKDTALTLEAMGADAVVIRHGASGAPYRLATSGWIDGAVVNAGDGTHEHPTQALLDAFTMRRRLVGADAGLGKDLDGRRITIVGDILHSRVARSNVHLLNTLGAHVTLVAPPTLVPVGVEQWPCDVSYGLDEVLPQSDAVMMLRVQRERMNAAYFPTEREYSRRYGLDGERMAKMPEHAVVMHPGPMVRGMEITAEVADSDRCTVVEQVANGVSIRMAVLYLLLGGYESAAPSSAPTAARTEENK, from the coding sequence ATGAAGCGCCACCTCATCTCGGCCGCCGACCTCACCCGCGACGACGCCGTCCTGATCCTCGACACCGCCGAGGAGATGGCCAGGGTCGCGGACCGGCCGATCAAGAAGCTCCCGACCCTGCGCGGCCGGACCGTGGTCAACCTCTTCTTCGAGGACTCGACCCGTACCCGCATCTCCTTCGAGGCGGCCGCCAAGCGGCTGTCCGCCGACGTCATCAACTTCTCCGCGAAGGGCTCGTCCGTCTCCAAGGGCGAATCCCTCAAGGACACCGCCCTGACCCTGGAGGCGATGGGCGCCGACGCCGTCGTCATCCGGCACGGCGCCTCCGGAGCCCCGTACCGGCTGGCCACCTCCGGCTGGATCGACGGCGCCGTCGTCAACGCCGGCGACGGCACCCACGAGCACCCCACCCAGGCCCTGCTGGACGCCTTCACGATGCGCCGCAGGCTCGTCGGGGCCGACGCCGGGCTCGGCAAGGACCTCGACGGCCGCCGGATCACCATCGTCGGCGACATCCTGCACAGCCGGGTCGCCCGCTCCAACGTGCACCTGCTGAACACGCTCGGCGCCCACGTCACCCTCGTCGCCCCGCCCACCCTGGTCCCGGTCGGCGTCGAGCAGTGGCCCTGCGACGTCAGCTACGGCCTGGACGAGGTGCTGCCCCAGTCCGACGCCGTGATGATGCTCCGTGTGCAGCGCGAGCGGATGAACGCCGCCTACTTCCCGACCGAGCGCGAGTACTCGCGCCGCTACGGCCTGGACGGCGAGCGGATGGCCAAGATGCCCGAGCACGCCGTCGTCATGCACCCCGGACCCATGGTCCGCGGCATGGAGATCACCGCCGAGGTCGCCGACTCCGACCGCTGCACGGTCGTGGAGCAGGTCGCCAACGGCGTCTCCATCCGCATGGCCGTGCTCTACCTGCTGCTCGGCGGCTACGAGTCCGCAGCCCCCTCTTCCGCCCCCACCGCCGCCCGTACCGAGGAGAACAAGTAA
- a CDS encoding dihydroorotase, protein MSKILIRGAKVLGGDAQDVLIDGETIAAVGTGLDAGDATVIEAAGQVLLPGLVDLHTHLREPGREDSETVLTGTRAAAAGGFTAVHAMANTFPVADTAGVVEQVWRLGKESGYCDVQPVGAVTVGLEGKQLAELGAMHDSAAGVKVFSDDGKCVDDAVIMRRALEYVKAFDGVVAQHAQEPRLTEGAQMNEGVVSAELGLGGWPAVAEESIIARDVLLAAHVGSRVHICHLSTAGSVEIVRWAKSKGWNVTAEVTPHHLLLTDELVRSYNPVYKVNPPLRTEADVMALREALADGTIDCVATDHAPHPHEDKDCEWAAAAMGMVGLETALSVVQQTMVETGLLDWAGVADRMSARPAAIGRLEGHGRPVSAGEPANLTLVDPAYRGEVDPAGFASRSRNTPYEGRELPGRVTHTFLRGRATVVDGKLA, encoded by the coding sequence ATGAGCAAGATCCTTATCCGCGGTGCGAAGGTACTCGGCGGCGACGCGCAGGACGTCCTCATCGACGGCGAGACCATCGCCGCCGTCGGCACCGGCCTCGACGCCGGCGACGCCACCGTGATCGAGGCGGCCGGACAGGTCCTGCTGCCCGGCCTGGTCGACCTCCACACCCACCTGCGCGAGCCCGGCCGCGAGGACTCCGAGACCGTCCTCACCGGCACCAGGGCCGCCGCGGCCGGCGGCTTCACCGCCGTCCACGCCATGGCCAACACCTTCCCCGTCGCCGACACCGCCGGTGTGGTCGAGCAGGTCTGGCGCCTCGGCAAGGAGTCCGGCTACTGCGACGTGCAGCCCGTCGGCGCCGTCACCGTCGGCCTGGAGGGCAAGCAGCTCGCCGAACTCGGCGCCATGCACGACTCCGCCGCCGGCGTGAAGGTCTTCTCCGACGACGGCAAGTGCGTGGACGACGCGGTCATCATGCGCCGCGCCCTGGAGTACGTGAAGGCGTTCGACGGCGTCGTCGCCCAGCACGCCCAGGAGCCCCGCCTCACCGAGGGCGCCCAGATGAACGAGGGCGTCGTCTCGGCCGAGCTGGGCCTCGGCGGCTGGCCCGCCGTCGCCGAGGAGTCGATCATCGCCCGCGACGTCCTGCTCGCCGCGCACGTCGGCTCCCGGGTCCACATCTGCCACCTGTCGACCGCGGGCTCCGTGGAGATCGTGCGCTGGGCCAAGTCCAAGGGCTGGAACGTCACCGCCGAGGTCACCCCGCACCACCTGCTCCTCACCGACGAGCTGGTCCGGTCCTACAACCCGGTCTACAAGGTGAACCCGCCGCTGCGCACCGAGGCCGACGTCATGGCCCTGCGCGAGGCGCTCGCCGACGGCACCATCGACTGCGTCGCCACCGACCACGCCCCGCACCCGCACGAGGACAAGGACTGCGAGTGGGCCGCGGCCGCCATGGGCATGGTGGGCCTGGAGACCGCGCTCTCCGTCGTCCAGCAGACGATGGTCGAGACCGGGCTGCTCGACTGGGCCGGCGTCGCCGACCGCATGTCGGCGCGCCCCGCGGCCATCGGACGGCTCGAAGGACACGGCCGCCCCGTCTCGGCCGGTGAGCCTGCCAACCTCACGCTGGTCGATCCGGCATACCGTGGAGAGGTGGACCCCGCGGGCTTCGCCTCCCGCAGCCGCAACACCCCGTACGAGGGGCGCGAGCTGCCGGGCCGAGTGACCCACACCTTCCTGCGGGGCCGTGCCACGGTCGTCGACGGGAAGCTCGCGTGA
- a CDS encoding Pro-rich N-terminal domain-containing protein, with translation MQHAVGAPLPPPQGPGNGPVGWPPQAQHPGPPHQPPAGPPAGHPGPPPPAGPPQGHGWSGPAPQQAPAPVSRETTGHIQLPPGRPVPLPAPPAEPGTGNATLAVLLIGPAGAGKTTVARLWAARRRVPTAHVSLDDVREWVCSGFADPQAGWNDQSEAQYRLARRTCGFAARNFLANGISCILDDAVFPDRPVVGLGGWKRHVGPGLLPVVLLPGLEIVLERNAERSGNRRLSDEEVARIHGRMAGWYGSGLPIIDNSTYDVETTARVLDDILARSLASPPSW, from the coding sequence ATGCAGCACGCAGTGGGGGCCCCGCTGCCTCCGCCCCAGGGTCCCGGAAACGGCCCCGTCGGCTGGCCGCCCCAGGCCCAGCACCCCGGCCCGCCGCACCAGCCCCCGGCCGGCCCGCCCGCCGGGCACCCCGGGCCGCCGCCGCCCGCGGGCCCGCCGCAGGGCCACGGCTGGAGCGGACCGGCGCCGCAGCAGGCCCCGGCCCCGGTCTCCCGCGAGACCACCGGGCACATCCAGCTGCCGCCCGGCAGACCCGTCCCGCTGCCCGCGCCGCCCGCCGAGCCCGGCACGGGCAACGCCACGCTCGCGGTGCTCCTCATCGGCCCGGCGGGCGCCGGCAAGACCACCGTGGCCCGGCTCTGGGCGGCCCGCCGCCGGGTGCCCACCGCCCATGTCAGCCTGGACGACGTCCGGGAGTGGGTCTGCTCCGGCTTCGCGGACCCGCAGGCCGGGTGGAACGACCAGTCGGAGGCCCAGTACCGCCTGGCCCGCCGCACCTGCGGCTTCGCCGCCCGCAACTTCCTGGCCAACGGGATCTCCTGCATCCTGGACGACGCGGTCTTCCCGGACCGGCCGGTCGTCGGCCTCGGCGGCTGGAAGCGGCACGTCGGCCCCGGACTGCTGCCCGTCGTGCTGCTGCCCGGCCTGGAGATCGTCCTGGAGCGCAACGCGGAGCGCAGCGGCAACCGCCGCCTCTCCGACGAGGAGGTCGCCCGCATCCACGGCCGGATGGCCGGCTGGTACGGCTCCGGGCTCCCGATCATCGACAACTCGACGTACGACGTGGAGACCACCGCCCGGGTCCTGGACGACATACTCGCCCGCTCCCTGGCCAGCCCCCCGTCCTGGTAG